The Ktedonobacteraceae bacterium genome has a window encoding:
- a CDS encoding response regulator transcription factor — protein MDTIRVIIVDEQPLFREGIRYTLENMGNCEIIGTSTDAVEVLEMARLGNPDVAVIDAGLTSTDPLEIIRQMRHIAPQVAVMILTPSEDEERLFQSIKVGAAAYYARNITPGELADAVKRVSQGEYLINDDVLSKPQLASRVLKSFRELAVEEEDPTTKDLYSPLSSREVEILDYIARGNSNKEIAKSLKISDQTVKNHITSILKKLSVNDRTAAVVHALRHGWIKMHDS, from the coding sequence ATGGACACAATACGAGTAATCATCGTTGATGAGCAGCCCCTGTTTCGCGAAGGTATTCGTTATACCCTCGAAAACATGGGAAATTGTGAAATCATTGGCACATCTACCGATGCCGTCGAAGTTCTTGAGATGGCCCGCCTGGGCAATCCCGACGTTGCCGTGATCGACGCCGGATTGACTTCAACGGACCCGCTCGAGATCATCAGACAAATGCGTCATATTGCTCCACAGGTAGCAGTAATGATTCTTACACCCTCCGAAGACGAGGAACGGCTATTTCAATCCATCAAGGTTGGCGCTGCTGCCTATTATGCGCGCAATATCACGCCGGGAGAACTCGCCGACGCGGTTAAGCGTGTCAGCCAGGGCGAATATTTGATTAATGATGACGTCCTTTCAAAGCCGCAGCTGGCCAGCCGCGTACTCAAGTCGTTCCGCGAGCTGGCGGTCGAAGAGGAAGACCCGACCACAAAAGACCTCTATTCTCCCCTGTCGAGCCGCGAAGTTGAAATCCTGGACTATATTGCGCGCGGTAACAGCAATAAAGAGATTGCCAAATCATTGAAGATTAGCGATCAAACGGTGAAAAATCATATTACCTCGATCCTCAAAAAGCTCTCGGTCAACGACCGTACAGCGGCGGTCGTCCACGCGCTGCGCCACGGTTGGATTAAGATGCACGATAGTTGA
- a CDS encoding ADP-ribosylation factor-like protein, whose product MSLINMAKREINCKIVYYGIGLSGKTTNLHYIHQAVNPRDVGDMVSIDTETERTLYFDLLPLELGKVHGFQIRFQLYTVPGQILYQQTRISVLKGADCVIFVADSQASKLQENIECWNELQEQLRRMNKEITEFPLVMQWNKRDLQDILPVPVLEQYLNTYHAPSFESVAVTGKGVIECLRVGINSTLRRLERI is encoded by the coding sequence ATGTCCCTGATCAACATGGCGAAGCGAGAAATCAATTGTAAGATAGTCTATTATGGCATCGGTTTGAGTGGCAAAACCACGAATCTGCACTATATACACCAGGCGGTTAATCCAAGAGATGTAGGTGACATGGTTTCGATTGACACAGAGACCGAACGAACCTTGTATTTTGATCTGTTACCCCTTGAACTGGGCAAAGTTCACGGCTTCCAGATTCGCTTTCAACTCTACACCGTGCCAGGTCAGATACTCTACCAGCAGACACGCATTTCTGTTCTCAAAGGCGCCGATTGCGTGATTTTTGTCGCCGACTCCCAGGCCAGCAAGCTGCAAGAGAATATCGAGTGCTGGAACGAGCTTCAGGAGCAGCTCCGGCGCATGAACAAGGAAATCACGGAGTTCCCCCTGGTGATGCAATGGAACAAACGCGACTTGCAGGATATCCTGCCTGTTCCGGTGCTGGAGCAGTATCTCAACACCTATCACGCGCCGAGTTTTGAGTCCGTTGCGGTCACCGGCAAGGGCGTGATCGAGTGCCTGCGAGTGGGCATCAATTCTACACTGCGCCGCCTTGAGCGCATTTAG